DNA sequence from the Halorussus limi genome:
CACGCCGAGGCTCTCGTAGCCGTAGAACGCGATGGGTCGGATGTAACAGGACGCGAGGTCCTGCTCGCGGATGAGTCGCTTCGTGGCTTCGGTCAGTTCCTCCGGGTCGTGGTCGATTTCGAGGTCGTAGGGCTTGCAGGAGTTGTACAGTCGCTCCAGGTGCTCCTCCCAGCGGAATATCGCTGGCCCGTTCTCGGTGTCGTAACACCGGACGCCCTCGAACACGCCGCTCCCGTAGTGCAGGCCGTGCGTGAGGACGTGGATCTGCGCCTCGTCCCAGTCGACGAACTCGCCGTCCATCCAGATCGTGTCCACGTCCATCTCGTCGAAGCTCATACGTGCGAACGAACGGAAGCCTCCTTTAAGAGTGTTCACGGTTCGTCACGGACGATTACACGGGTCGCCCGGTGACTCTCGGCGCGGTTTGCCGCGAAAACGGCGACCCCGTACGCCGACGAGTTCGACCTCGACAAAACGGGTCCCGGAACCGCCTCGGAGTCCGGGAGTGACGGACTACCCGAGTCGGTCGATGACGGCCGACCCCTCGACGTACGGGAAGCCGTGGCGCTCGGCGTAGGCCTGCGCGTCCTCGGGGGAGAGGGCTTCGCCGGTCTCGTCGTCGAGCATCTCGCAGACGACCACCGCGGGTTCCCGGTCGGCGGCCGCGGCCAGCGCGATGCCCAGTTCGGTGTGGCCCTCGCGGTCCGCGAGCAGGTCCGGGGCGGCCCGGAGGACGTGGACGTGACCCGGCGCGCGGAACTCTTCGGCGAAGTCGGTCTCGGCCGGATTTTCGGCGGCCGCGGCCAACTCCGTAATCGTCGTCGCGCGGTCCTCGTCGGTGATGCCGGTGTAGGTGTCGCGGTGGTTCACCGGGAGCGAGAACGACGAGCGCTCGTCGTAGCCGAGGTCGTGGGCCGCGCTCGCGGGGTGGTCGAGCGTCTCCTCCAAGAACGGCAGGTCGAAGGCGTCGGCCACCTCGTCGGAGAGCGCCACGCAGATCAGTCCCCCGGCGTCGTTTCGCATCCGGGAGACGTCTTCGGGCGTGACCGCGCCCGCCGGGTAAATCAGGTCGGTCTCGCCCTCGCGGTCGGCGGCGTCGTGGACGAGGACCGGCGACCCCTCGCGGAACGCCTCGACGGCGGCCTCGACGCCTGCGGCGGCCTGACTCATGCTCGCTCCTCGACGTGGACGGTCACGTGGTCGCCGTCCTCC
Encoded proteins:
- the ribB gene encoding 3,4-dihydroxy-2-butanone-4-phosphate synthase encodes the protein MSQAAAGVEAAVEAFREGSPVLVHDAADREGETDLIYPAGAVTPEDVSRMRNDAGGLICVALSDEVADAFDLPFLEETLDHPASAAHDLGYDERSSFSLPVNHRDTYTGITDEDRATTITELAAAAENPAETDFAEEFRAPGHVHVLRAAPDLLADREGHTELGIALAAAADREPAVVVCEMLDDETGEALSPEDAQAYAERHGFPYVEGSAVIDRLG